From the Rhinolophus sinicus isolate RSC01 linkage group LG02, ASM3656204v1, whole genome shotgun sequence genome, one window contains:
- the PAN2 gene encoding PAN2-PAN3 deadenylation complex catalytic subunit PAN2 isoform X5 — protein MARGGLIIFDYLLDESDDMHSLLLTDGSTLLVGGLHSHILEIDLNTVQETQKYAVETPGVTIMRQTNRFFFCGHTSGKISLRDLRTFKLEHEFDAFSGSLSDFDVHGNLLAACGFSSRLTGLACDRFLKVYDLRMMRAITPLQVHVDPAFLRFIPTYTSRLAIISQSGQCQFCEPTGLANPADIFHVNPVGPLLMTFDVSASKQALAFGDSEGCVHLWTDSPEASFNPYSRETEFALPCLVDSLPPLDWSQDLLPLSLIPVPLTTETLLSDWPAANSAPAPRRAPPVDAEILRTMKKVGFIGYAPNPRTRLRNQIPYRLKESDNEFDSFSQVTESPIGREEEPHLHMVSKKYRKVTIKYSKLGLEDFDFKHYNKTLFAGLEPHIPNAYCNCMIQVLYFLEPVRCLIQNHLCQKEFCLACELGFLFHMLDLSRGDPCQGSNFLRAFRTIPEASALGLILADSDEASGKGNLARLIQRWNRFILTQLHQDMQELEVPQAYRGAGGSSFCSSGDSVIGQLFSCEMENCSLCRCGSETVRASSTLLFTLSYPEDKTGKNCDFAQVLKRSICLEQNTQAWCDNCEKYQPTIQTRNICHLPDILVINCEVNSLKEADFWRMQAEVAFKMAMKKHSGEISKSKEFALADWKELGSPEGMLMCPSIEELKNVWLPFSIRMKMTKNKGLDVCNWTDGDEMQWGPARAEEEHGVYVYDLLATVVHILDSRTGGSLVAHIKVGETYHQRKEGVTHQQWYLFNDFLIEPVDKHEAVQFDMNWKVPAILYYIKRNLNSKYNLNIKNPIEASVLLAEASLARKQRKTHTTFIPLMLNEMPQVGDLVGLDAEFVTLNEEEAELRSDGTKSTIKPSQMSVARITCVRGQGPNEGIPFIDDYISTQEQVVDYLTQYSGIKPGDLDAKISSKHLTTLKSTYLKLRFLIDIGVKFVGHGLQKDFRVINLMVPKDQVLDTVYLFHMPRKRMISLRFLAWYFLDLKIQGETHDSIEDARTALQLYRKYLELSKNGTEPESFHKVLKGLYEKGRKMDWKVPEPEGQTSPKNAAVFSSVLAL, from the exons ATGGCCCGTGGGGGCCTCATTATATTTGATTACCT GCTGGACGAGAGTGACGACATGCACAGTCTCCTGCTGACTGACGGCAGCACACTGCTGGTTGGTGGGCTGCACAGCCACATATTGGAGATTGATCTTAATACTGTCCAGGAGACTCAGAAg TATGCAGTTGAGACACCTGGAGTCACCATCATGAGACAGACAAACCGCTTCTTCTTCTGTGGCCATACATCTGGCAAG ATTTCCCTGCGAGACCTTCGTACTTTTAAGTTGGAGCATGAGTTTGACGCTTTCTCAGGGAGTCTGTCGGACTTTGATGTGCATGGCAACCTGCTGGCCGCCTGTGGCTTCTCAAGCCGTCTCACCGGCCTTGCCTGCGACCGTTTCCTCAAGGTGTATGACCTGCGCATGATGCGTGCCATCACCCCGCTTCAAGTACACGTGGACCCTGCCTTCTTGCGTTTCATCCCTACATACACTTCTCGTCTTGCTATCATCTCCCAGTCAG GGCAATGCCAGTTTTGTGAGCCCACAGGCCTGGCCAACCCAGCAGACATCTTTCATGTGAATCCTGTGGGGCCTCTGCTAATGACGTTTGATGTGTCAGCCAGCAAACAGGCCCTGGCCTTTGGGGATTCTGAGGGCTGTGTGCACCTGTGGACTGATTCCCCTGAGGCTTCCTTCAACCCCTACTCCCGGGAGACTGAGTTTGCGTTGCCCTGTCTCGTGGACTCACTGCCTCCTCTGGACTGGAGCCAGGATCTGCTGCCTCTCTCCCTCATCCCTGTCCCGCTCACCACGGAGACACTGCTCTCTGATTGGCCTGCTGCCAACTCCGCTCCAGCTCCCAG GAGAGCACCCCCTGTGGATGCAGAGATTCTGCGCACCATGAAGAAGGTGGGCTTCATTGGCTATGCACCCAACCCCCGCACCAGGTTGCGGAATCAG attCCTTACCGACTCAAGGAGTCAGACAATGAATTTGACAGCTTCAGCCAGGTCACTGAGTCACCAATAGGGCGAGAAGAGGAGCCACATCTCCACATGGTCTCTAAGAAATACCGCAAG GTGACCATCAAATACTCCAAGCTCGGGCTGGAGGACTTCGACTTCAAGCACTACAATAAGACCCTGTTTGCTGGGCTGGAGCCCCACATCCCCAACGCCTACTGTAACTGCATGATCCAG GTGCTCTATTTCCTGGAGCCTGTTCGCTGCCTAATCCAGAACCACCTTTGCCAGAAGGAGTTCTGCCTGGCATGTGAGCTGGGCTTCCTCTTCCACATGTTGGACCTCTCCCGAGGTGACCCTTGTCAG GGCAGTAATTTTCTTCGGGCATTCCGCACCATTCCTGAAGCCTCAGCGCTGGGTCTGATCCTGGCTGACTCGGACGAGGCCTCAGGCAAGGGCAATCTGGCCAGGCTCATTCAGAGGTGGAATCGCTTCATTCTCACTCAACTGCATCAGGATATGCAGGAGCTGGAAGTACCGCAGGCTTATCGAGGTGCTGGAGGCAG CAGCTTTTGCTCATCGGGGGACTCTGTCATTGGGCAGCTGTTTAGCTGTGAGATGGAGAACTGCAGCCTCTGCCGCTGTGGCAGTGAGACCGTGCGAGCCTCATCCACCCTGCTCTTCACGCTCTCCTACCCTGAGG ATAAAACTGGGAAGAACTGTGACTTTGCTCAGGTGCTAAAGCGAAGCATCTGCCTGGAGCAGAATACACAGGCCTGGTGTGACAACTGTGAAAAGTACCAGCCCACG ATTCAGACCCGCAACATCTGCCATCTGCCAGATATTCTTGTCATCAATTGTGAAGTGAACAGCTTGAAAGAAGCTGATTTCTGGAGAATGCAGGCTGAG GTTGCCTTCAAGATGGCAATGAAGAAACACAGTGGGGAAATCTCTAAGAGCAAGGAGTTTGCTCTGGCTGATTG GAAGGAACTAGGGAGTCCAGAGGGCATGCTCATGTGTCCTTCCATTGAGGAGTTGAAGAATGTctggcttcctttctccattcgcATGAAGATGACCAAGAACAAAGGACTGGATGTTTGCAATTGGACTGATGGGGATGAGATGCAG TGGGGCCCGGCCAGGGCAGAGGAGGAGCATGGTGTCTACGTGTACGACCTGCTGGCTACTGTGGTGCACATCCTGGACTCACGCACAGggggcagcctggtggctcaCATCAAAGTGGGAGAGACCTACCACCAACGCAAGGAG GGCGTTACCCACCAGCAGTGGTATCTCTTCAATGACTTTCTCATTGAACCTGTCGATAAG catGAAGCTGTGCAGTTTGATATGAATTGGAAAGTGCCTGCCATCCTTTATTACATCAAAAGGAATCTTAATTCCAAATATAACCTGAACA TCAAGAACCCTATTGAGGCAAGTGTCCTGCTGGCTGAAGCCTCACTGGCACGGAAGCAGCGGAAAACACATACTACCTTTATTCCGCTGATGCTGAATGAGATGCCACAGGTTGGGGACTTGGTAGGCCTGGATGCTGAGTTTGTCACCCTTAATGAG GAGGAAGCAGAGTTGCGCAGTGATGGCACCAAGTCCACCATCAAACCAAGCCAGATGTCGGTAGCGCGGATTACCTGTGTTCGGGGCCAGGGACCGAATGAGGGTATTCCGTTCATTGATGACTACATCTCCACCCAGGAGCAG GTGGTGGATTACTTGACTCAATACTCAGGGATAAAGCCAGGAGACCTTGATGCCAAGATTTCCTCTAAGCACCTCACAACTCTCAAGTCTACCTACTTAAAGCTTCGTTTTCTCATAGACATTGGAGTCAAATTTGTGGGTCATGGTTTGCAGAAGGACTTCCGGGTCATCAACCTCATG GTGCCCAAGGACCAAGTCCTTGACACTGTCTATCTGTTTCACATGCCCCGAAAACGAATGATTTCCCTGCGATTCCTTGCTTGGTACTTTCTAG